A window from Plasmodium cynomolgi strain B DNA, chromosome 7, whole genome shotgun sequence encodes these proteins:
- a CDS encoding reticulocyte binding protein 2e (PcyRBP2e;~putative), protein MEKNLFFVIFCNLLFIPSAACKDSNRNQPNRLKRDFRLSPIHATSMESDQFEHGSELNGHEQNNRNSDNDNSNDHPNDDSKIRGENVNTTHLRNNSSFISLKNYKIARKPSRYSYLDKDNTYAVNTKNNDKKNIQKEINTIPNTFIQQAQSNTHGAVINIDYVTVFNDDFRLISLLHPYNPEIYAFREMKHYSEHNDELKREVKKVIDVEIHRIEKLIANSMNKCSYLTKELNTLVYHLENPENHEIRESEYAAKKQNYKDKLNSLYTCIKTNYNSNKKEIQTSKRRIYHTVDQVSCYWFNICPTDIYYNMVSTVRSILKRFNDRYFASFINKTTEIQISGVDTIKKIKGQLNKSLSSETTEFILEEVEFVVEDMNVHLRKVITSIEASYKLSKQSVWSNFQRYTLQNELFFLAYVHSTFKISSGFLKKLENVTVSKLDKLYHSFTKFEDGLNNIINTLMSSTYYISSINSILSDSQEIIKSVETLRSSSSEQIKEHILYSNPQIKEIKKNLDEEILKLEGYLKYAKGLNKEVNETFKLNIAASNEIEKKRNETTKNMSSLEKCKILLDIIDKMKSNKYKITKNSVKINEYLTRINTTKRNYELSEKIINEYVQKIKELLENEKQFHSTKEEIKKHLKYFPETLDNIKMISHRDKIEKYILSIENLIKDAPYVADEFTTEKRNCKTKQNQSLIHFIKKFTNICRQFSRILYRTSSLTQGRNTKEETEKLYEKTKEKYQQLVDMNCNDLPEMLNNLNDVVNSLSQLKNKIIQENTQNINKNMSSSLDNLTEETNRLKNSLKDYEQNADKLKTYINSINEMKDKIRTNLIEKNEDIPEGKTIYEEYTKNKGDVTNKENTLTHDIDVLKESIRKANEQIETYKNVMQKLETHNGEEYQETKTSLEDFKTKIEKLELEKLQDEFRGHKESVSSTINQIENTKKIIDTLKSLNILTRNSKTNTQSILKIKESKNNLVKKIDNHIQTLNSYNIVEEKERSSLLKTLNEEKNNVESKIPDASISKLEEDEKALQDYCENEKSNIDKLMVTNSGVLETHKTQCHNRELEINKFNANYQVLEKKIEELVKDQHSQIIILVDKLITTRDTEINEKIELNLNSLKGMKTKLDAFNFDEDVKNDINDAVQSKISAFKENVKNTLQNIDNEIGKINGIKQKYNAYMEGFNKEKDKNTEFKDKKENMEKIYEQMKESTLNEIDQVEKEISILNQVKKIEMEHTRILIHHVVHMIDEESKKAKSVMEDIKSSKSKIDEIKVETEEFKQKNMNNFEYAKYYNMATQSNTKINELYENATRDKETADKSEDIKVIELIQKNINGNLQQIKEQYNSMEEIRKQINNMKGLLALSNSNTIATEIINNTKDALRFKQEAENELKKSKELLKDVEAQVAKVQEHKGKIVITLEDEQINAQVNAIELIKHGIVNKKKEMESYLDKIKEYKDKCTTEISNSNRGKNKIEFLKKVNHSMRSSSNNVNMDQINENIEKTQQYLKDVEDLERQATDIVNLFMKHEETINNTFQQSEILGIETKSKKKFNKATEIMKEIEKQNSEIQTKVNDFQEKLNKLKEPDNTDDAEDELNNETSAKAKVLIQTNLERVQYNLSQVADIKQEGDNIFNRATGTMNSVTDPSQNKDTKTLDTVKSDESKYIQCLSQITADKNLIVAEMNKLNGISSNIVSIEKELNESRKNYEIGLLQKIDEVGKSRKTNIDLKNESINSTISYFSSLFSGLDLNQYDFKKNIDDYQKKMKEIHGKFGESMNKIAENLKKASEESANYTLANQLRREAQQEKAKLINSEEEASKYIEEIKKVESIRFINHMKENLNEISTSIEKEKLRINEGCEYIKQLVEGIKNAGDERDVAEKLKQVEGKNAEVQTRMHSTYKNLAKEMLEHITTSANFMNIKIIPELSLTEAHVNEAVELKFQPDGKVTLETGNISKSANELDVQKNIQEAYHLALEINKCANEIEAQQTQNKLLLLTVNVLDYKINFINELKDKVKIAKNNENAVSGKIVSISSKIAELDKLSCSGKSYDNLFRKNEANRIKKNIRDSFNQVKRNAGIDLNLKNINEAFVTSQTSLKNVEQVVETLKANEINAENLQDKSAQIEAVHNKIVSIEQNIASLNTSLDNLLNKGRKCEIDMYTSLRDSVKSKISADEEIIDNMQKYTSQYLAYVENNYNATLKDILTLNEHFGNKMVTDHAATNFEKSNKSSEALSTTVDQARVTINNIKNALIEVNEETEFTSLENSAKEIEKLYNILNDKKNAVNEIYKTSTLVKSKEMKSNAAKYNDMAKIFNNVLDAQKSRITNNKSNVTRIKDTINTQLYNLEATDSTFTLESINAFHELSDNIKTNIDELEKLEQTNRQEHNNVKTHKERIEHLINRRDSLKNAAKEYEEDANLKKLRGEIPNQVINDIRTANEELKNSDELYNKLMNNVEENNELCKNNYTENYVSQVLQKIEDLKKRFTQNLPEREKVLQIESNFNDIKSIFGEIKTFNNVEEFVTNMYKQIDGEKESVKNQTDIEKIKLTIQNITNKNEEVKTYLSKFTNALERINVMKKEIDELFSLLLPTNNTNENENAKRYVNDSAEIINELNSHISKIIKLKNYAEGMITELEAVSKSIRPPANDSKDETQMLSNETGSTHYGNSQSDGHSRAKDASGTTRLAGGFIIGLSVISGVFLLNRKNNPDEEEEQHEHSYHETFEGNNDYNVQDKEEVIEVCFNDSD, encoded by the exons ATGGAAAAGAACCTATTTTTTGTGATCTTTTGTAACCTTCTGTTTATTCCTTCgg CAGCATGTAAGGACAGTAACAGAAACCAACCTAACAGGCTAAAAAGGGATTTCAGGCTATCGCCAATACATGCCACTTCCATGGAAAGTGACCAGTTTGAACATGGCAGTGAATTAAATGGacatgaacaaaataatcgTAACAGTGACAATGATAACAGCAATGACCACCCTAATGATGATAGCAAAATAAGAGGCGAAAACGTAAATACGACTCATTTACGAAATAATTCATCCTTTATatccttaaaaaattataaaattgcAAGAAAACCATCACGATATTCATACCTAGATAAGGACAATACATATGCagttaatacaaaaaataatgataaaaaaaatatacagaaAGAGATTAATACTATTCCAAATACGTTCATACAACAAGCTCAAAGTAACACACATGGAGCAGTTATTAATATAGATTATGTTACTGTCTTCAATGACGATTTCAgattaatttctttattgCATCCTTATAATCCTGAAATTTATGCTTTTAGAGAAATGAAACATTACTCAGAACATAACGACGAATTGAAGAGAGAAGTCAAAAAGGTTATTGATGTAGAAATACATCGCATTGAGAAACTTATAGCTAATAGTATGAATAAATGCTCATATCTAACAAAAGAATTGAATACTTTAGTATATCACCTAGAAAATCCAGAAAATCATGAAATTCGAGAAAGTGAATACGCTGCTAAGAAGCAAAACTACAAAGACAAACTTAATTctttatatacatgcattaaaacaaattataacagtaataaaaaagaaatacaaacTTCTAAGAGAAGAATCTACCATACTGTAGATCAAGTATCGTGCTACTGGTTTAACATCTGTCCAAcagatatatattataatatggtTTCGACAGTTCGTTCAATTCTTAAAAGGTTTAACGATAGATACTTTGCttcatttataaataaaactaCGGAAATACAAATATCTGGTGTAGAtacaataaagaaaataaaaggacAGTTAAATAAAAGTCTTTCCTCTGAAACAACAGAATTTATATTAGAAGAAGTTGAATTTGTTGTAGAAGATATGAATGTTCACTTAAGAAAAGTTATTACTTCAATTGAAGCTTCGTATAAACTTTCTAAACAATCAGTATGGAGCAACTTCCAAAGATATACACttcaaaatgaattattctttttagCCTACGTTCACTccacttttaaaattagttctggctttttaaaaaaattggaaaatgtGACCGTCAGCAAATTAGACAAACTTTATCATTCTTTTACAAAATTCGAGGACGGTCTCAACAACATAATAAATACTCTTATGTCCTCTACATATTATATCTCAAGTATTAATTCTATTCTGTCGGATTCTcaagaaattataaaatctGTAGAAACATTACGCAGCTCTAGTTCCGAGCAGATAAAAGAACATATACTTTATTCGAATCCCCAAATAAAAGAgattaagaaaaatttagaTGAAGAAATACTTAAATTAGAAGGATATCTAAAATATGCAAAGGGGTTAAATAAAGAAGTAAATGaaacatttaaattaaatatagcAGCAAGTAATGaaatagaaaagaaaagaaacgaaaCTACGAAAAACATGTCTTCTCTAGAAAAATGTAAGATACTCCTAGATATTATagacaaaatgaaatcaaataaatataagatAACCAAAAAtagtgtaaaaataaatgaatatttaacAAGGATTAATactacaaaaagaaattatgaaCTTTCagagaaaattattaatgaatatgtgcaaaaaattaaagaattacttgaaaatgaaaaacaatttCATTCCacgaaagaagaaataaaaaagcatttgaaatattttcctgaGACGTtggataacataaaaatgatttcccATAGggacaaaatagaaaaatatattctaaGCATTGAAAATTTGATTAAAGACGCGCCCTATGTTGCGGACGAATTTACAACTGAAAAACGGAATtgcaaaacaaagcaaaatcAATCATTGATTCAttttataaagaaatttACAAACATTTGCAGACAATTTAGCAGAATTTTATATAGAACATCAAGCCTTACACAAGGAAGAAATACTAAAGAAGAAACTGAAAAATTgtacgaaaaaacgaaagaaaaatatcaacaACTTGTAGATATGAACTGCAATGATTTACCCGAaatgttaaataatttgaatgATGTGGTAAATAGTCTCTCACAGctaaagaacaaaattatacaagAAAATACTCAAAATAtcaacaaaaatatgtcaaGTTCGTTGGACAATCTAACTGAAGAAACTAACCGATTAAAAAATAGCCTGAAGGACTACGAGCAAAATGCGGACAAACTGAAAACCTACATAAATAGCATAAATGAGATGAAAGACAAAATTCGCACTAATttaatcgaaaaaaatgaagacattccagaaggaaaaaccatCTATGAAGAATATACAAAGAATAAGGGCGATGTTACTAATAAGGAAAACACACTAACTCACGATATTGACGTACTCAAAGAAAGTATAAGAAAGGCTAACGAACAAATTGAAACTTACAAGAACGTAATGCAAAAGTTAGAAACACACAATGGTGAGGAATATCAAGAAACTAAAACTTCTTTAGAAGATTTTAAAACTAAAATCGAAAAATTAGAATTGGAAAAACTTCAAGATGAATTCAGGGGTCACAAAGAATCCGTTAGTAGTACCATAAACCAAATagaaaatacgaaaaagaTTATAGACACACTTAAGTCTTTAAATATTCTCACAAGGAACTCCAAAACAAACACACAATCGatcctaaaaataaaagagagCAAGAATaatttagtaaaaaaaatagataatcATATTCAAACATTAAATAGTTACAATATagtagaagaaaaagaaagatcATCCCTTTTGAAAACgttaaatgaagaaaaaaataatgtagaAAGTAAAATACCTGATGCGTCAATATCTAAATtagaagaagatgaaaaagCTTTGCAGGATTACtgtgaaaatgaaaagagcaATATTGACAAACTCATGGTAACCAATTCGGGTGTTCTGGAAACACATAAAACTCAGTGCCATAACAGAGAACtagaaataaacaaattCAACGCTAATTATCAAgtattagaaaaaaaaatagaagagtTGGTAAAAGATCAACATAGCCAAATTATAATATTGGTTGATAAACTCATAACAACGAGGGATACGgagataaatgaaaaaatcgagCTGAACCTAAATTCTCTAAAGGgtatgaaaacaaaattagacgcttttaattttgacgaagatgttaaaaatgacataaacGATGCGGTTCAAAGCAAAATAAGTgcttttaaagaaaatgtgaaaaatacaTTGCAAAATATAGATAATGAAATCGGAAAAATAAACGGAATTAAACAGAAATACAATGCATATATGGAAGGATTcaacaaagaaaaagataaaaacaCCGAATTCaaagacaaaaaagagaacatggaaaaaatttatgaacaaatgaaagaaaGCACACTCAACGAAATAGACCaagtagaaaaagaaatcagTATATTAAaccaagtaaaaaaaatcgaaatggAACACACAAGAATTTTAATTCATCACGTTGTTCACATGATCGAtgaggaaagcaaaaaagctAAATCGGTAATGGAGGATATCAAATCATCTAAAAGCAAAATTGATGAAATCAAAGTTGAAACTGAAGAATTCAAACAGAAgaatatgaataattttgaatatgcaaaatattacAATATGGCTACACAGAGCAACactaaaataaatgaacttTATGAAAATGCTACAAGGGATAAGGAAACGGCTGACAAAAGTGAAGATATAAAAGTAATAGAACttatccaaaaaaatattaatggcAATCTGCAACAAATCAAAGAACAATATAATTCTATGGAGGAAAtaagaaaacaaattaataatatgaaaGGTTTACTAGCTTTGAGTAATTCTAATACGATAGCTacagaaataataaataatacaaaagACGCATTAAGATTTAAGCAGGAAGCGGAAAACGAACTTAAGAAATCAAAAGAATTATTAAAAGATGTAGAAGCTCAGGTAGCTAAGGTACAGGaacataaaggaaaaattgtcATAACCTTAGaagatgaacaaataaatgccCAAGTAAACGCGATTGAACTAATTAAGCATGGAattgtgaataaaaaaaaagaaatggagtCCTATTTAGACAAgataaaagaatataaagACAAATGCACAACCGAAATCAGCAATTCaaatagaggaaaaaataaaattgaattcTTGAAAAAGGTTAACCACAGCATGAGAAGCAGTTCGAATAACGTTAACATGGATCAGATAAAcgaaaatatagaaaaaactCAACAATATTTAAAGGATGTAGAAGATCTAGAGAGACAAGCTACTGACattgtaaatttattcatgAAGCATGAAGAAACGATCAATAATACTTTCCAGCAATCTGAGATTCTAGGAATAGAAActaaatcgaaaaaaaaattcaacaaaGCAACAGAAATAATgaaagaaattgaaaaacagAATTCTGAAATTCAAACAAAAGTGAATGATTTCCAAGAAAAACTGAACAAGTTAAAGGAGCCCGATAATACCGACGACGCAGAAGATGAGCTTAATAATGAGACGTCTGCCAAGGCAAAAGTACTTATACAGACGAACCTAGAAAGAGTCCAATATAATTTATCCCAAGTTGCTGATATTAAGCAGGAAGGGGATAACATATTTAATAGAGCCACAGGCACGATGAATTCCGTAACAGACCCCTCTCAAAATAAGGATACTAAAACATTAGACACGGTAAAAAGTGACGAATCTAAATATATACAGTGCTTATCCCAAATAACTGCAGATAAAAACCTAATCGTCGCAGAAATGAATAAGCTAAACGGCATAAGTTCCAATATCGTAAGTATAGAAAAGGAATTGAATGAATCCAGAAAGAATTACGAAATTGGACTTCTGCAAAAGATAGATGAAGTAGGTAAAAGTAGGAAGACAAAtattgatttaaaaaatgagtcCATAAATTCAACGATTAGCTACTTTTCTTCCCTGTTCAGTGGCCTAGATTTAAATCAATACGActttaagaaaaatatagatGATTACCAAAAGAAGATGAAAGAAATACATGGCAAATTTGGCGAATCGATGAACAAAATTgctgaaaatttaaaaaaggcgtCAGAGGAGAGCGCAAATTATACCTTAGCGAATCAACTCAGACGAGAAGCTCAACAGGAAAAAGCCAAACTTATAAAtagcgaagaagaagcaagcAAATACatagaagaaattaaaaaagtggaaTCTATCAGATTTATAAATCacatgaaagaaaatttaaacgAAATAAGCACATCgatcgaaaaagaaaaattaagaattAATGAAGGATGTGAATACATCAAACAGCTAGTTGAAGGTATTAAAAACGCAGGTGATGAACGCGATGTagcagaaaaattaaaacaggtggaaggaaaaaatgcagaagtGCAGACAAGAATGCACTCTACGTATAAAAACTTGGCAAAAGAAATGTTAGAACATATAACTACCTCtgcaaattttatgaatattaaaataattccagAATTGTCTCTAACCGAGGCACACGTAAACGAAGCAGtagaattaaaatttcaacCGGATGGTAAAGTAACCTTAGAAACAGGAAACATCTCGAAAAGCGCAAACGAATTGGATGTccagaaaaatatacaggAAGCTTACCATCTCGCTTTGGAGATAAACAAATGTGCAAACGAAATAGAAGCACAGCAAACGCAAAACAAACTCTTACTCCTCACAGTAAACGTACtagattataaaattaatttcataaatgaattaaaagataaagtaaaaattgcaaagaataatgaaaatgCTGTATCGGGTAAAATAGTTAGCATTTCTAGCAAGATTGCAGAATTAGACAAACTTTCATGCAGTGGAAAAAGTTATGATAatctttttagaaaaaacgaagcaaacagaattaaaaaaaatatacgtgaTTCCTTTAATCAAGTAAAGAGAAACGCAGGTATTGACttgaatttgaaaaatataaatgaagcTTTTGTCACTTCACAAACatccttaaaaaatgttgaacaGGTAGTTGAAACTTTAAAAGCAAATGAAATCAATGCTGAAAATCTGCAAGACAAAAGTGCTCAGATCGAAGCAGTACATAACAAAATAGTAAGCATAGAGCAAAATATTGCAAGTCTAAATACATCCTTGGACAATTTACTAAacaagggaagaaaatgcGAAATAGATATGTACACATCCTTGAGGGATAGTgttaaaagcaaaataagtGCAGACGAAGAAATAATCGATAATATGCAGAAGTATACTAGTCAATATTTGGCATAtgttgaaaataattataacgCCACACTGAAGGACATCCTTACattaaatgaacattttggaaacaaaatggtaacTGATCACGCTGCGactaattttgaaaaatcaaataaatcCTCGGAAGCATTATCTACAACGGTCGATCAAGCAAGGGTCACAAtaaacaatataaaaaatgcccTCATAGAAGTTAACGAAGAAACTGAATTTACTTCGTTAGAAAACAGCgcaaaagaaatagaaaagctttacaatatattaaatgataaaaaaaacgcagtgaacgaaatttacaaaacatCCACTTTAGTTAAATCGAAAGAAATGAAATCAAATGCTGCTAAATATAACGATATGGCTAAAATATTCAACAACGTGCTAGACGCCCAAAAATCGAGAATTACAAATAACAAGAGTAATGTAACCCGCATTAAAGACACGATAAATACACAACTTTATAATTTAGAAGCCACGGACAGCACATTTACATTAGAATCCATAAATGCTTTTCATGAATTAAGCGATAACATTAAAACGAATATAGATGAATTGGAAAAGCTAGAACAAACTAATCGCCAAGAACATAATAATGTGAAAACGCATAAAGAACGAATTGAACATTTAATAAACAGAAGAGACAGCCTGAAAAATGCAGCAAAAGAATACGAAGAAgatgcaaatttaaaaaaattaagaggGGAAATACCAAATCAGGTAATTAATGACATAAGAACTGCTAATGAAGAACTTAAAAACTCAGATGAGCTGTACAACAAATTAATGAATAatgttgaagaaaataatgaattgtgtaaaaataactATACAGAAAATTACGTTTCTCAAGTACTGCAAAAAATCGAGGATCTGAAAAAACGCTTCACACAAAATTTAccagaaagggaaaaagtttTAC